In Aptenodytes patagonicus unplaced genomic scaffold, bAptPat1.pri.cur scaffold_355, whole genome shotgun sequence, a single window of DNA contains:
- the LOC143173850 gene encoding olfactory receptor 14A16-like, with translation MSNSSSITEFLLLAFADTGELQLLHFWLFLGIYLAAFLGNGLIIIAIACDHHLHTPMYFFFLNLSFVDLGSISTTLPKAMANSLWENGAISYPGCVAQLFFFFFFISAEYFLLTVMAYDHYVVICKPLHYGTLLRSRACVHVAAAVWGSGFLNAVLQTANTFSLPLCRGNALDQFFCEIPQILKLSCSESDYLREVGLLVLSACLTLECFVFIVLSYVQIFRAVLRIPSELGQHKAFSMHLPHLAVVSLFVSTGIFALLKPPSIASPSLDLVASFLYSVVPPAVNPLIYSMRNQELKDALWKLAQWTLFHWQYPASPSLHISQNLS, from the coding sequence atgtccaacagcagctccatcactgagttcctcctcctggcatttgcAGACACAGGGGAGTTGCAGCTTTTacacttctggctcttcctgggcatctacctggctgcatTCCTGGGCAATGGCCTCATCATCATAGCCATAGCCTGTGACCaccacctccacacccccatgtacttcttcttCCTCAACCTCTCCTTCgttgacctgggctccatctccaccactctccccaaagccatggccaattccctctgggagaATGGGGCCATTTCCTACCCAGGGTGTGTGgcccagctctttttctttttcttttttatatcagctgagtattttcttcttactgtcatggcctacgaccactatgttgtcatctgcaaacccctgcactatgGGACCCTCCTgcgcagcagagcttgtgtccatgtggcagcagctgtctggggcagtgggtttctcaatGCTGTGCTACAaactgccaatacattttcactaccactctgccgaggcaatgccctggaccagttcttctgtgaaatcccccagatcctcaagctctcctgctcagagtcagactacctcagggaggttgggcttctcgtgcttagtgcctgtttaactttggagtgttttgttttcattgtgctgtcctacgtgcagatcttcagagccgtgctgaggatcccctccgagctgggacagcataaagccttttccatgCATCttcctcacctggccgtggtctccctatTTGTCAGCACTGGCATATTTGCCctcctgaagcccccctccattgcttccccatccctggacctggtggcgtcatttctgtactcggtggtgcctccagcagtgaaccccctcatctacagcatgaggaatcaggagctcaaggacgccctatggaaactggcacaatggacactgtttcactggcaataccctgcctccccttctctgcacatttcccagaatttatcttag